The Leptospira ryugenii genome includes the window AATTAACGAACAAAATGTCCATCAATTCTAGAAATAGAATCAGATTCATTCTAGAATTTCCTTGACATAGGCGCAAAAGCATATAGCTTTTTCTCGTTTAGGAAACCTAAAGAGGAGCATTTATGACTTTTTCTCAGAGATCTCGTTTTGGGATCGTTGTACTTTCTCTATGCACAATGGTCAATTGCGATGCAATTACAGGTAAAGAGGACGATGACAACCAAACTTTGGTACTGGCATTGGCAGCGATCGCAAGCGCAAATTCAAGTTGCAGTGCAAGCACAAGCACCACCACCTCCACCGTGACTCCCTCTACTGCCACACTCAACGATGCTACAGGCTGTGTGAATGGTGTGGTGACATGTTTGGATAGCAATCTCCCTGCCTGGATCAAAAACAATTTTACTTGTGTGGTTGGATATGTCTCTGGCTCCAACTACGTAATCAAAACCAAAAACCTTCCCAATACCAAAAGTTACTATTACGCAAGTAGAACAGGTGTTACAAGCGCACCCTTATACGAAGCTCTTCCCTCTGGCAATTCGAGTGCTGGTACAAACGTAATCATTGCACAAAACCTTACCTTTACCATCCCGGCAACACCAACAACAGGATCCGGTACAGTCTCAACCCAAGGTGGCCTGGTCGCTATTGGTGTGACGCGCAATGGGCTAGCGATTTATAACAATGCTGCAGCTCCCGGTGATGTTCTCGCCTCAGAAGCGACTACTTTTGATAACTTCCAAGGACACCCACAAAATACAGGAGTTTACCACCACCATGCCGCTGTACCAAAAGTGTGTGATGGAGCAGCGAATACGAGCAATTCAGGTGCATGTAACAATGCTAAGTTGATAGGCATAGCCTTGGATGGTTACCCGATTTACGGTCAAAAAAATGATGCCGGAGTGGCTCCGACCTTAGATTCCTTTCATGGAACAACAGGTACAACCGCAGAGTTTCCGAATGGAACCTACCATTACCGTTATGCTTATGATTCAACTGCTACTATCTATACTCTCATGGGTTCTTTCTTCCGAGGCAATATAGGATCAGTGACCAATAACTAGTTTCTATGTTTCGATACCATTTATATCGTCTATCCCTAGCTAAGGGATGGGCGATTTTCAGTTTGTTTCTCACTCTCCAATGCCAAGCAAAAATCTATGAAGCAACTGACCCAGATCTCCAAATGATTTCTGGTGTGATGGTCCATAAAAACCAATTGCTCTCCGGTATCATTCGCCAATACATCCCAGCGGTGAGTGAGACCCATCTGACTACATTTGACAATGGAATTCAGCATGGAGATTTTACCGTTATCCATGACTCAGGTGTTTTATTGCAAAAAACTCCTTTCAAAAATGGTAAACAAAACGGATATTCTTATACTTGGTTTTTGAATGGAAAGAACAGAAGTTTTTCAGAGTTCAAAAATGGATTTTATGTCAATGACCGTATGGAATGGCATGATAACGGACAACTTGCACTCTATGAAAAGTATACGCCCGAAGGAAAGATTCTAGGAGCTAAAAAGTTCTACCGAGAGGGGAAGATATATATGAATCTTGTATTCCAAGAAGATGGAAGCTCTTACGGACTCCCTGGAAGTAAAGTTTGTAAACCGATCAAAAACAGTGAAGTAAACAATGAAACAAATTAACTTGCTATTTTTGATTTCACTTTGTTCTCTAATTTTAGGGTGTAAGGATAAGAAACCAAATATCGACCCAAACCTAACATTTGTATCCAAACAGATTCCTGGTATCCTACCCTATTTCAAAGGGGCTTTGCTCGATCCCTATTGGAGCGAAGATAGAGATCTTCCCTCAGATCTCAAACGTATCCTGAATCTTTCCTTGGTATCAGAACAAAACAAAACATTTGATTTGGATGAATATCCAAATCATTACAAAATTATAGTTTTCTTTTATGCAAAGTGTACGGGCGTTTGCCCAATGATCACGAGCAATTTGATTCGTTTTTTACCCAAACTCAAAAACCAGAAGAAGCTCATAGTTCTTTCGGTAAGCATCAATCCTGAAGAAGATACAGTAGAAGAATTAAAAAAATACAGATCTCGCTATAAAATTGAACAATCCAATTGGATTTTTCTCACGGGAGATAGGGAGCAGATCCATTCCTTAGCACGCGATCAGTTTTCGGCGGATGTGAAATTTATCAAAGGAAAGTATGACTGGAAAGACTTTGTCCACACGGAAAATGTATTTTTGCTCGATACCCAAAACTACCTCCGGGGGGTCTACAGAGCCAAAGGCACTGGGGATTTAGAGAGACTGGTCGCCGAATATGAGCTATTGGCAGGTAAATAGAGTTTTTTTAGCTTGAAGGCGATCCAAAATTGCAGTACCAAAGAGGTATGAGATCTTTTGCCTTTTTGGTTCTTTTTTTTAGCCTTTCTACACAACTTTTTTCTGAAGAAGTAGCCGTCCTCACCTTTATCCAAGGAAAAGTTTCCTTCATTGCCTCGGGCAAAACTAAAGCCGAATCAGTGAAACTCAACCAGATCTTAAAAGCGGGGGATAGCATCCAGACGGAAAATGGTATATGCGAATTGCAGTTGGCCACACAGGCCACGATCCGCATCGAAAAGTTCAGCCGCATCTTTCTTGAGGACATTCTCAATCCAAAGACAAAACAAACAAAAGTGCGAGCTATGGCTGGAAAATTGTTTGTCAAAGTCCACAAACATGAAAAAACCAAAAATCACCAGCTATCCGTGGTTAGCCCTAGCTATGTAGCAGGTGTTCGTGGGACAGAATTTATAGTCTCAAATCCTGATGAAGGTGGGACCAATCCAGATTTGGATTTGGAAAGCGGAGTATTTGTAAACGAGGGTTCTGTAGCAGTCAGTGGACCAGACAAAAAAGAAGTGATGGTCAAACAAAATGAAGAAATCGTCCTAAAAGGAAAAGATTTCAAGAAACAGATATTAAGTAACTATGCTAAAGAAAAGATGCAGATTTTTCAAAAGCTGAGCCAAATGAAAGAAGAAAATTACCAATTATTTAAAGAACAACATCTAAACAACCAGAAGCTAATGGAAGAAATGAAGGGAAAAACAAATGAATAGCCGATTGTTGATCCTTGTAGCTATCCTTACAATAGGATTGTTTGCTGAACCAAAAGAAACTAAACTCCCTATTTATAAATATGCCCTTCTTGTCTCTCAAGGAACGACGGATGCACTTGAGATCAGCAATCACCTTCGCGGGCAAATCATACAAAGCAAACGAGGAGATTTTATCTACGTATCCGATCCTATGTTTTCAGGTGATGAGAAGCTAAACGTAAATGCAATCATAGAAGAGAAAGCCGAAATCAAAGTAGCAGAAAAGCTGATCTTACTGAAAGACCAAGGTTCGATGACAAGCATTCAATTGTATGATATAGAATCTGGTAACTTGGAATACAAAAACTCACTTCCAAGTTCCATGCATAAAACTTTGTTCCAAGATTTTTATGCGCACATTGACAAAAAGAATATCTACTTAGCTCTTTCGGAAAAAAAATCATCTCCCTCTGCTCCGATTAAAATTACAGCTCTCAAATCAAAATATGTAGCAGGAGAGCCCCTTCGTTTTGAACTTGAGGTTGAAGAAGACCACTATGTGTATGTCTTATTAGTACCCGAATCCAAGCAAGAGGATCCCGTTTTGATCTTTCCCAATTCGACACAGACGGCTAACTTTTTGAAAAAAGGAGAAAAGGTAACAATTCCAGAAAATTTGGGTTCACTTCGTACGGCACCGCCTTTTGGAAAAGACAAAATCAAAGCGTTTGCTTCCAAAGAGGCTTGGGATGAGTTTCAATTCAAAAACAAAAAAGGGGATAGTTTCTTTAAATTGCTTCCTCCTGCTCTAACAAGTTCGAAATCAATCATCGTTTCAGAAGTCACAACTCAGATGCTGAAAGATGTAGAAGTGGCAGAGTGGGAAATTACAATCGCACCCAACTAATCACCAAAGACTTCCGTACTCGTGAGGTAATCTGGCACGCCTACTCCACTGATTCCTCCAACCAGGAGGAGTCTGCCATCCACTAGATTCAGCAAACGATGCCCACGCCTTCCTTGTTTGGTGGCAGGCAAAACATAGGAGTCGATGCCACTACGATTCCATTGTTTTTCCGTTGAAGACAAAACAGAACCAGTTGCGGATGCAATCCCCCCCACTGAAATAAAATTCCTATCAGGAAGGCGAGCTGATGCATGTTCCATCCTTGCTTGGAAGAGGTAAGTGGACACCGATACAGTCATATTGGATTGGTTTAACTTTTGCACGATATCGGTGACAAGTGAGCCAGAACGACCTCCGATCAAAAAAGGATCTCCATTCAAATCAAATTGGCTTGTGAACAACTCTTGTGGGAACACAAGAGAAGGTCCTGTAGTAAAGGACTCAGTTGTGGGATTGAAAATTTCCGTGGTAGTCGTACTTCCGCCCACAATCCAATACATGCCATTTGCCAATCGAATACATTGGTGGTTCATCCTGGCGTTCGGTAGATTGGAAATGGTTTGTATGCTTCCTCCACCAATGGAATCTAAAGTAAGGATCTCAGCTGTACTTACCGCCGAACCCAAGTTTGTTGTCCTTCCGCCAGTGATTAAAATTTTGTTGCTAGAAATCGCACAACTCGCGTGCCCAATGCGCGCCGTAGATAAATTGGGGCCAGCATTCCAAGTTCCCGTGTCTGGTCTGTAAATCGCTGTCGTATTGGTAATGGAGCTTGATAAGTTCGTTGTAAATCCTCCTGAGAGTACGATGCGATCCTCATTTGTTTGCGCAAAACTAGAAAACCGCCTAGTTTGATTGAGAGGACTTACTTCTGTGATCGTACCTAAATTTACATTCCATCTCTCAACAATAGAAAGAGTGGATGTAGAACTGGTATTTTTAATGACTCCCAAACCCCCAATCAGCAAACTATCTCCATTACTTAAGTTTGCGATCGCAAAGTCTCTCTTTCCATTTTGTACGTTAGGTCCATCCTTCCAACCAAATATACGATAGTTTAATTCTCCTTTGATTTCATTCCCGGATCGGTCTTTGATTCCAAGGTAGGACAATCGCAATGTACCTCCAGATCTAGGAAAATCTCCTTGCCAAAAAATTCGAATAGATTGTTCGCTTAACTTTGCAATATTTCGAATCGTGACTGAACCTGAATTGGTTTCTACTTTGTAGTTACTGAGCTCATCAATCCCACTCACAAGCTCATCAAATCGTAAATCAAATTGATTTGTGAAAAAGATGGAAGGATCATAGCTACCCGAGGGATAACTAGCCGTCAAATTCGGACTGAGTGTATCCACATTTACCTTCCAAATAGTTTCTGGAAGCAAAAGGGAGTCTCTATTGTAAATCTCTTTTAAAGTAAGTATCCATTCTCCCGCCAACATGTTCCGATTGGCTCGGACCTTGATTTGGTGGTCAGAGACTCGTATAAACTCAAAATCTTGTTTACGAAGTGTATCTATGGAAGATAAAGAGGTATACTTGAGTTGATTGTCAAGCTTAGGTTCCATGATACGGAAACCAGGCGGGCAAACGATGGAGACTTCTTGCAATTCTTTTACGAATGCCTGGTTGGGAGGGCTCGAACTACATGCTGTTTGGCTGCTATAGGTAGAA containing:
- a CDS encoding YHYH protein; its protein translation is MVNCDAITGKEDDDNQTLVLALAAIASANSSCSASTSTTTSTVTPSTATLNDATGCVNGVVTCLDSNLPAWIKNNFTCVVGYVSGSNYVIKTKNLPNTKSYYYASRTGVTSAPLYEALPSGNSSAGTNVIIAQNLTFTIPATPTTGSGTVSTQGGLVAIGVTRNGLAIYNNAAAPGDVLASEATTFDNFQGHPQNTGVYHHHAAVPKVCDGAANTSNSGACNNAKLIGIALDGYPIYGQKNDAGVAPTLDSFHGTTGTTAEFPNGTYHYRYAYDSTATIYTLMGSFFRGNIGSVTNN
- a CDS encoding SCO family protein, with amino-acid sequence MKQINLLFLISLCSLILGCKDKKPNIDPNLTFVSKQIPGILPYFKGALLDPYWSEDRDLPSDLKRILNLSLVSEQNKTFDLDEYPNHYKIIVFFYAKCTGVCPMITSNLIRFLPKLKNQKKLIVLSVSINPEEDTVEELKKYRSRYKIEQSNWIFLTGDREQIHSLARDQFSADVKFIKGKYDWKDFVHTENVFLLDTQNYLRGVYRAKGTGDLERLVAEYELLAGK
- a CDS encoding FecR family protein, producing the protein MRSFAFLVLFFSLSTQLFSEEVAVLTFIQGKVSFIASGKTKAESVKLNQILKAGDSIQTENGICELQLATQATIRIEKFSRIFLEDILNPKTKQTKVRAMAGKLFVKVHKHEKTKNHQLSVVSPSYVAGVRGTEFIVSNPDEGGTNPDLDLESGVFVNEGSVAVSGPDKKEVMVKQNEEIVLKGKDFKKQILSNYAKEKMQIFQKLSQMKEENYQLFKEQHLNNQKLMEEMKGKTNE
- a CDS encoding toxin-antitoxin system YwqK family antitoxin; this translates as MFLTLQCQAKIYEATDPDLQMISGVMVHKNQLLSGIIRQYIPAVSETHLTTFDNGIQHGDFTVIHDSGVLLQKTPFKNGKQNGYSYTWFLNGKNRSFSEFKNGFYVNDRMEWHDNGQLALYEKYTPEGKILGAKKFYREGKIYMNLVFQEDGSSYGLPGSKVCKPIKNSEVNNETN
- a CDS encoding DUF4384 domain-containing protein, with protein sequence MNSRLLILVAILTIGLFAEPKETKLPIYKYALLVSQGTTDALEISNHLRGQIIQSKRGDFIYVSDPMFSGDEKLNVNAIIEEKAEIKVAEKLILLKDQGSMTSIQLYDIESGNLEYKNSLPSSMHKTLFQDFYAHIDKKNIYLALSEKKSSPSAPIKITALKSKYVAGEPLRFELEVEEDHYVYVLLVPESKQEDPVLIFPNSTQTANFLKKGEKVTIPENLGSLRTAPPFGKDKIKAFASKEAWDEFQFKNKKGDSFFKLLPPALTSSKSIIVSEVTTQMLKDVEVAEWEITIAPN
- a CDS encoding Kelch repeat-containing protein, whose product is MNERISLLFVILSFLVQSCTLSPKQDQNGNAILAELGVFSTYSSQTACSSSPPNQAFVKELQEVSIVCPPGFRIMEPKLDNQLKYTSLSSIDTLRKQDFEFIRVSDHQIKVRANRNMLAGEWILTLKEIYNRDSLLLPETIWKVNVDTLSPNLTASYPSGSYDPSIFFTNQFDLRFDELVSGIDELSNYKVETNSGSVTIRNIAKLSEQSIRIFWQGDFPRSGGTLRLSYLGIKDRSGNEIKGELNYRIFGWKDGPNVQNGKRDFAIANLSNGDSLLIGGLGVIKNTSSTSTLSIVERWNVNLGTITEVSPLNQTRRFSSFAQTNEDRIVLSGGFTTNLSSSITNTTAIYRPDTGTWNAGPNLSTARIGHASCAISSNKILITGGRTTNLGSAVSTAEILTLDSIGGGSIQTISNLPNARMNHQCIRLANGMYWIVGGSTTTTEIFNPTTESFTTGPSLVFPQELFTSQFDLNGDPFLIGGRSGSLVTDIVQKLNQSNMTVSVSTYLFQARMEHASARLPDRNFISVGGIASATGSVLSSTEKQWNRSGIDSYVLPATKQGRRGHRLLNLVDGRLLLVGGISGVGVPDYLTSTEVFGD